CCCCGACGCCACCGTCGAGCGCCAGCCCGACCGCCTGCTCGTCACCTTCCCCGGCGACACGCTCTTCGACAGCGGCTCCGCCACGATCGCGCCGGGCGCCGCCCAGCGCCTCCAGTCGCTGGCCCGCACGCTCGGGCAGTATCCGGCGAGCGAGGTCGTGGTGCGCGGCTACACCGATTCGGTGGGATCCGAGGCGTCGAACCTGCGTCTGTCGGAGGACCGCGCGAACAACGTCCGCAACCACCTGGTCCACGCTGGCGTGTCGCCCTCGCGGATCACCGCGATGGGCTTCGGCGAGGAGTTCCCGGTCGCGAGCAACGCGACCGACGCGGGCCGGCTGCAGAACCGGCGCGTCGAGATCGAGATCGTCCCGCAGCAGGACCAGATGCGCGAACCCGCACCGCGCTACTGAGCTGCGCGGCACCCACCATGCGAGAGCGTCTCCGCCTCCGATCCGCCCTGCCGCTGCTGCTCGCCGGGCTCGTGCCCGCGGCCGGGGCCGAGGTGCACGTCTCGATCGAGTCCCCGCGTCCCGGCCAGCAGGTCGAGAACCGCGTCGACCAGGCGCCGATCCGGGGCGCCGCCTCGGCCGACGGCAAGCGACCTGCCGACTTCGACGTGATGATCGTGCTCGACGTCTCGGGCTCGACCCGCAACCCGAGCGGGGTGGACGTCGACGGCGACGGCGAGGTCGGCCTCGACCCGCGGCGCGAGCTGATCCCGGGCTTCGGCGACGACGTCCAGAACACCGACCCGGGCGACTCGATCTTCGAGGCCCAGGCGGCCGCGGCGCGCGCGCTGCTGCGCGGGCTCGACGGGAGCCGGGTGCGCGTGGGCCTCGCGACCTTCGCCGGCGAGGTCGACGCCTCCGGCCAGCGGCGCAGCCAGAACCAGAAGGATGCCTGGCTCGAGGTTCCCCTCACGAGCGACTTCGCCGCGGTGGCGCGCGGCATCGACGCGGTGGTGGCGCGCGGGCCCTCCGGCGCCACCAACTACGCCGCCGGGCTGCGGCTCGCGATCACCGAGCTCTCGGGACTGCCCGGCGCCCGCAGCCAGCGCCGCCCCGGCGCGCAGCCGGTGATCCTGTTCCTGAGCGACGGCGTGCCCTCGCTCCCGATCGGCTCCGGTGCCATCACCGACCCCGGCGACGTCGAGGCGGCGATCTCCGCCGCGAAGCTTGCCCAGCTCGCCGGGATCCGGATCAACACCTACGCGCTCGGTGAGCAGGCGCTGACCTTCCCCCAGGCGGTGACCGAGATGGCGCGCGTCTCGCTCGGCACCTACACGCCGGTGCAGAACCCGGGCGACATCGTCGCGATGCTCCAGGGCGTGAGCTTCGCCAACGTCGAGGACGTGGTGATCACGAACCTCACGACCGGCGACTTCTCCACCGACGTGGCGCTCGAGCCCGACGGCTCGTTCTCGGGCTTCGTGCCGGTGCGCGAGGGGCGCAACCAGATCCGCGTCACCGCGCTCGCCTCCGACGGGACGCGGGGCAGCGTCACCCTCGACCTCGACTTCGGCCGCACCCAGCTCACCGATCTCGAGCTGGCCCGCGAGCTCGAGCGCATCCGGCGCATGAACAAGGAGCTCCTGCTGCTCAAGGAGCGCAAGAAGATCGAGGACTTCCGAAGCCGCGAGAAGAAGGACCTCGAGCTCGAGGTGGAGAAGAAGCCGTAGGGCTCGCGAGCGCGGGCGGCGAGCCGGAGGCGCGCGGAGCTCGATCAGGACCCCGGCGCGCCGGCCTCGGCAAGCGCGCCGATGCGCCGCAGCACCCGCTCCGCCTCCGCCACCACGCTGCGCACCAGGTCGCCCGCGGCGGGCACGTCGTGGATCGCGCCCGCGCCCTGGCCGGCGGGCATGCAGGTCCGTTCCGGGTCCGCCGTGGCGTCGTCGGCAAAGCCGAGCGCGCCGGCGCGCGCGGCGGCCGCCATCTGCAGGGGGAAGGGCTGGATGTCGCTGCCGCGCGCGCGCCACTCGTCGACCCAGGCGTTGCGCAGCACGCGCATCGGTTTGCCCGAGTACGAGCGGGTGATCTCGGTGCCGTCGTCGCGGGCGGCGACCAGGCGCTCCTTGTAGAGCTTCGCGGCGCGCGCCTCGCGGGTCGCGATGAAGCGCGTCCCCATCCACACCCCCTGCGCGCCGAGCGCGAGCGCGGCGGCGAGGCCGCGGCCGTCGACGATCGCGCCGGCCGCGAGCACGGGGATGCCGACGGCGTCGACGATCTGGGGCACCAGCGCCATGCCGGCGATCTGCCCGGTGTGGCCGCCCGCCTCCGTGCCCTGCGCCACGACGGCGTCGCACCCGGCGTCCTCGGCGCGCCGCGCGTGGTCGACCTTGCCGCACACCACCATCACCTGGACGCCGGCCGCGTGGCAGCGCGCGATCACCGGCGCCGGGACGCCGAGGCCCGCGACGAAGCAGGAGGCGCCCTCCTCGACGATCACGTCGATGGCCGCCTCGACGAGCTCGGGCAGGGCCGCCAGCATGTCGACGCCGAAGGGCCGCGCGGTGCGCGCCCGCACCGCCCGCATCTGCTCGCGGATGCGTTCCGGCGGCGAGGTCGCCATCCCGAGCACGCCGTAGCCGCCCGCCTCGGAGACGGCGGCGACCAGCTCCGCGAAGGCCACCTCGCCCATGCCCGCCAGGAAGACCGGGTGCTCGATCCCGAAGCGCTCGCAGATCGGGGTCCGCAGGGTCAAGCGCTGGCTCCACCGCGGCCAGCGCCAGGGCGGCCGGCAGCGCGGCCGGATCCAGGGCGACCGCGCCTCAGAGCGGCGTCAGCGAGGGGTCGGCGATCTCGCGCTTGACGAGCTTGCCGCCCTCGTAGAGGGAGGTCACGTCCACCTGGCCATCGGCGTTCTTGTCCTCTTCGCGCTTGACGAGCACCGTCTTCCCGTCCTGCTGCTCGTAGGCCTCGAAGACGTCGGCCTGGCCGTCCCCGGTGGTGTCGCGCTCGACCCGCACCACCACCTCCTCGCCGCCGGGGCCGCTCCCGTAGTGGCTCCAGACGTCGGCGGCGCCGTTTCGGTCGCGGTCCTCCTCGACGCGCACGACCCGCCGGCCCTCGTAGACGACGGTGCGGTCGATCCTGCCGTCGCCGTCCTGGTCGTGGCGCTCCTCGACGAGCGAGCCGCCCGCGAAGCGGTAGAAGGCGTCGCGCGTGCCGTTGCCGTCCCGGTCCACCTCGCGCGCCGTCATCACGCCCCCCTCGTAGGTCTCCCACGCGTCGGGCTTGCCGTCGCCGCTCTCGTCGAGCCGGCGCTCCGTCACCGCACCAGCCGTATACACCGTCCAAGCGTCGATGCGGCCGTCGTAGTCGCGATCGGCCTCGATGCGCAGCAGCGCGCCGGTCTTCGGGTCCGCGTAGCGGATCTCCTCGGGCTTGCCGTCGCGATCGGCGTCGAGGGAGCGCGCGACGACCGTGAGCTCGTCGTCGTTCTCCCACCTGCCGGCAGGGATCTCGGTCTTGCGCTCCTCGAAGATCGAGGCGGGCAGCTCGCGCGGCCGGGGTGCACGCGGGGCCGCGCGCGGGTCCGCCTGCTCCGCCAGCTCCTCCGCGGTCGGCGCCGCCGCCGGGGCGACGCCCGCGCTCCCGCTCGGTGCGGCCGCGGGCTCCTCGTCGATCTCGTCGAGGAGCTCCTCCTGGCGGCGCAGCTCCTCCTCGATCTCGCCCTCGAGCGAAGCCTGCCGCTCCAGCTCCGCCTCCATCTCGGCCTCGCGCTGCGCTTCGGCGCCGCCTCCCCCGTAGCCGCCTCCGTAGCCGCCGCCGTAGCCCCCGCCGTACCCGCCGCCGAACGGCACGTCACCGGTCACCGCACCGTAGACACCCGCGAGTGTGCCCACCGCGATGGCGCCGATCGGCCCGCCCACCGAGCCGATCATCGCGCCGAGCAGCGCGCTGTGGACGCCGCTCTGCGCGCGCTGCCGCGGGGCCGGCCCGCTCGGGAGCGCCGGATCGGGCGGCAGCGAGGCGGTGGGGCCGGTGGCGGCCGGGTCGGGCGCGGTCGAGCCCGGCGGCGGCGAGCCGCTCGCGCAGGCCCCGGCGGCGAGCAGCGCCGCGAGCAGCGGAGCGACGAGGGCCTGGGAGAGGCGCACCATGGGGGCCGTCGGCCTTCGCAGTAGGAGCCGCCTGCCGGCGGCGACGCCGAGGTGGTACCACAGAAGAGAGGGCGTGACACGAAGCGCGCGACCGCGGGTGGCGCCGCGCGCCCGCCGCCGGCGACGGCGGGGCCCCGTCCGACGCGCCGCGGCAACCGGGACCCGCCGGGGCTGCGGCCGCCCCCGTGGCTCCCGGAAAGCAAACCGCCTCGCGCAACCCGGAGTGGTCACGGGGCGGCAAGCCCGGTGCACGAATCGACTCGACTGGCAGATCGGCCGCCGGTATCGTAACGCGCTGCATCGGAGGCCGTGATACCCGGCGGGCGCTCGCGGGTACCCACCGGGGGGACGGTCGCGCAGGTCCGGGAGCGACGGTCCGAGGGGCGTAGGTCGAGAGAGCCGGCGGCTTTGGCGCCGGACCGATGCGGAGGCGGCTTGGGTCTCACGCTGATCCGGAAGAGCCGGGGCTCCCGCCCGAAGCGCGACCCGCGCATCGCCCTCGTGCTGGCGGGCGGCGCGGTGTCGGGCGGGGCCTTCAAGGTCGGTGGCCTCAAGGCGCTCGACGATTTCCTGGTCGGCCGCAAGATCACCGACTTCGACACCTACGTGGGTCTGTCGGCCGGCTCGATCCTCGCCGTGGCGCTCGCGAGCGGCGTGTCGCCGGGCGAGATGATCAAGGTCCTCGAGGGGCGCAGCCGGCGCATGGACCAGCTCCGCCCGATGGACTTCTACAACCCGAACTGGCGCGAGTTCGTGGGGCGGCCGGCCAAGCTCGTCTACGACCTGCTCGCGTTCCTTCCCGGTGTCGGCGCCGACTTCGTGCGCGCCCTGCCCGGGCTCCCGGAGGCGGTCGGGGGACCGCTGCAGGCCTTCGCCGGCGCGCCCACCTACGCACACTTCGAGAAGGCGGCGCTGGCGCTCATGCAGCACGTCTCGCCGAGGCGCGAGATCCCGGCGCTCACCAACCACATCCCGTCGGGCTTCTTCGACAACGCGAGCCTCGAGAGCTGGCTGCGCCGCAACCTCGAGCGGATGCGGATGCCCAACGACTTCCGGGCCTTCCTGCGCAAGCGCGCGCGCTCCCTCTACATCACCGCCTGCGATCTCGACACCGCCGAACGCGAGGTATTCGGCCCCGACGAGTGCTGCGACGCGACGATCTCGGAGGCCGTGCAGGCCTCGACGGCGCTGCCGCTCTTCTACCGGCCCGCGCGCATCAACGGCGTCGACTACGTCGACGGCGGCGTGCGCACGACCGCCAGCATCGACGTCGCGATCGAGAAGGGCGCCGACCTGATCGTCTGCTACAACCCCTTCCGCCCGTTCCTGAACCGCATCGACGCCGAGGGCGGCGGCGCACCGTACTTCGCGAACGGCCGCTACCTGGCCGACCGCGGCATGAAGATGGTCCTGAACCAGGTCTTCCGGACGCTGCTGCACTCGCGCCTCAAGCTCGGCCTCCAGCGCTACCTCACCGACGAGCGCTTCCAGGGCGACATCCTGTTGCTCGAGCCGCGCGAGCGGGACGCGGAGTTCTTCAACCTGAACCCGCTGGCGTTCTGGAAGCGCGCCGACGCGATCCAGCACGGCTTCGAGTCCGTGCGCACGACGCTCGAGCAGAACTTCGACGCGGTGGCCGAGGTGCTCGGCCACTACGGCCTCGAGATGAGCCGCGAGGCCGCGCACCGCAAGGCCGAGCGCGTGCGCGCCGAGCGTGGCTGGGCGCTCCCGAAGGACGAGCCGGCCGCGCAGGAGGCGTCCCGGACGCCCCTGCGTCTCGTGCGCAGCGAGAGCGCCTGAGCGCCTCCGCGCCTCCCGCGCACCCTCCTGTCCCCGGAGTAGCCGCGACGGCCCCGAATCGACTGTTCCGTCGGGGGCTTGCCCCGCGGGGTACACGGTGGTACACTGCGCGCGCCTTCGACACCCTGTGTGCCCCTCCGGACACGCACGCCGGCCGCCGGCGCTCGCGCGTGTCGTGCGGGTGAGAGGCGTCTGATGTGTACGCTCGTCGCCCTCCACCGCTGCGTGCCCGGCGCCCACCTCTGGGTCGCTGCGAATCGCGACGAGTTCCTCGCACGGCCCGCCGCGGGGCCCGCCCTGCGCGACGGGCGTGCCGGTGCGATCGTCGCTCCGCTCGACCTGCAGGCGGGCGGCACCTGGTGGGGGCTGAACGCGCAGGGCGTGTTCGCTGCCGTCACCAATCGCCCGGCGCCGCGCCCGGACCCGGCCCTCCGCTCGCGCGGGCAGCTCGTCCTGGACCTGCTCGCCGTGGACTCTGCGCACGCGGCCGCCGAGCGCGCCGCCGCGCTCGGCCCTGCCCGCTACAACCCCTTCAACCTCTTCCTGGCCGATGCGGACGACGCCTTCGCCCTCGTGTACGAGGGCACGGGGCGCCTCCTGCCGCTCGCGCCCGGCGTCCACGTGGTGGGCAACGCGGATCCCGACGCTCGCGGTGTCCCGAAGATCCGCCGCACGCTCGAGCGCGCGGAGCGGGTGGCGGGCGGCCCGGCCGGTGCGGTCCGCGACGGCCTCGCTGCGATCTGCCGCACCCACGGCGACGACCCGGATCCGAAGGGGGACACCTGCGTCCACCTCGGCGGCTACGGCACCCGCAGCTCGAGCCTGCTGCGACTGGGCAGCGACGGCGACCGGCTCGAGCACGCGGCGGGCCCGCCCTGCGCGAGCCCCTACGAGGATTTCACTCCTCTCCTGCAGGAGCTGGGCCATACGGTCCGGCGACCGCCGGGGGAGACGGCGACGAGGAAGGCCAGTTGAGGAGAATCGGCAGCAACATCCGGAAGCAGAACTCCGACGCGAAGACCCATCGCGTCGTCAAGAACATCATCCGCTACACGGCGGACGAGGAGCCGCGCAACGAGTACCCGAAGAAGATCGTCTCGCCGCCGAGCCCATCGGAGTGCTGCACCGAGGAGAACCGCGAGATCGTGGGCTCGACCCGCGAGATCGACGGCTTCAAGTTCGCGTACAAGGTGTGCCGGGAGTGCGGCTACGCGCTCAAGTTCTACTACCCGGCCACCGCGGGCACCAGCGAGGCGGTGACGAACTACCGGCAGTGGAAGCGCTACATGGTGCAGTGACGGCTATCCTGGCCGTGTGCCCGCCCACCCCCCGCGCGCCCCGATCCGCTCCCTCGCCGACGCCTCCGCCTGGCTCGAAGGCCTGATCGACGTCGAGCGCCGCCCGGAGCTGCCCTACCGGCGGCTCGGCCTCGAGCCGGTGCGGCGCCTGCTCGCCCGGCTCGGCGATCCACACGCCTCGCTCTCGGCCCTCCACGTCGCCGGCTCGAAGGGCAAGGGCTCGACGGCGCTCCTCGCCGAGGCGCTCCTGCGCGCGCTCGGCGAGCGCGTGGGCACCTTCACCTCGCCGCACCTCGAGCGCTGGACCGAGCGCTTCCGGATCGACGGCCGCGAGGTGGAGGGCGAGCGGCTGGCCGACGCGGTGGCGCGCCTGCGCCCGCACGTCGAGGCGCTCGCGGCCCAGGACCCCGCGCGGGCGCCCACCTTCTTCGACGCCACGACCGCCGCCGCGCTGCTGCTCTTCGCCGAGGCGGGCGTCGACCGCGCCGTGCTCGAGGTCGGACTCGGCGGGCGCCTCGACTCGACCAACGTGGTCACCCCCGCCGTCGCCTGCATCACCACGATCGAGCTCGAGCACACCGACAAGCTCGGCGCGACGCTGGCCGCGATCGCCGGCGAGAAGGCCGGGATCGTGAAGCGCGGGTGCCCGCTCGTGCTGGGCGCCCTGCCGCCCGAAGCCCTGGCGGTGGTGCTCGAGCGCGCCGAGGAGCTCGAGGCTCCGGTCGCGCAGCTCGGCCGCGACTTCACGGTGCCCTCGTGCCGGGCCGCGCTCGACGGGCTGCACGTGACGCTGCGCGACGGGCCGCTCGCGGTGGAGGCCGTGCTCCCCTTGCTCGGCGCCCACCACGCGGCGAACGCGGCGCTGGCGCTGGCCTGCGTGCGCCGCCTGGGCGCGCACCCCGACCCCGTGCTCGCCGGCGCTGCGCGGCGCGGCTTCGCGAGGGCCGAGCTGCCGGCGCGGGTCGAGGTCGTCGGGCGCACGCCCTGGCGGATCGTCGACGCGGCCCACACCGCCGCCTCGGCGGCGGCGCTCGCGGAGGCCCTGCGTCTCGTGCCGCGCCGCCAGGCGCACCTCGTGCTCTCGATCTCGGCCGGCAAGGATCTCGGCGCGATCCTCGCAGCGCTCCTGCCGCTTGCTGCGCAGGTGACCGTGACGCGCGCCGAGCCGGCGCGCTCGCTGGCGCCCGAGGCGATCGCCGCGGCGGTGCGTGCCGCGGGTCCCGCCGCCGCGCTGCGCGTGGTCCCGAACCCGCATCTCGCGCTGCGGGCGGCCCGCGAAGGCGCCGGCCCCGACGATCTCGTCGTCGCGAGCGGCTCGGTCTACCTGGCGGGGATCGCGCGCCGCGTCTGGCGCGAGCCGCCGGGCCCGGTGCCGGTCAGCCGGCGCCGACCGACGCCTTCAGGCGCCGGAAGACCTCGGCGGGCGTGAAGCCCGCGTGCGGCCCGGGCGGGGGCGGCGGGCGGCCGCGCTCGAGGGCGCGTGCGGCCCGCGCGGTGCTCGCGATCGCGCGCGCGAGGCGCCGGCCGGTGATCTCGTAGTTCGAGGGCCGGCTCCGCGCCAGCCACAGGCGGCGCAGCCGCGCGCCGAGCCGGCGCTGCTCGCCGGCGAGCGCGGCGAGCTCGCGGGCGAGCGCGCGCCGCGCGCGGCGGTCGAGGCCCGCCGGCCGCTCGCGCCAGGCGATCCAGCGCCGGCCGGCGAGCGCGCGGCGCAGCGCCAGTGACGAAGCGTCGGCGGCCCAGGTGAGCTCGGCGTGGGTGAGCGCGTCCGCCCCGAAGCGCCGCCCGGCGGCGGCGAGCCGGGACGCGAATCTTCCGAGCCGCGCCAGCGTGCGGCGGGCCGCCTTCGGCTCGACCCCGCGCACGAACCAGGCCTCGTCGAGGGTGTCGAAGAACAGGAACTGGAGCGGGGAGCCGTTGAAGATCCGGAAGCCGGCGTCGTGGAGGCCGCCGAGCTCGCGATAGAGCCGCGCCGCCTCGCCGCTGTCGTCGCCGAAGAGCACGCGGCCGAAGGCGCGGTCGAAGACCGCCTCGGTGGCCGGGCCGCTCCAGGCCTCCTGGGCCGCCCATGCGTAGCCGAGCCACGAGCCGCCGAGCAGGTTGTAGTGCCCGAAGTCCCCCCAGTCGGTCATCAGGAGGCCCGTCGCGCCATGACGCCGCCCGGCGTCGGCCCAGCGCGACACGTTCGCGAGGGCGTTCTCCATGCGCGGGAAGAGGCAGTTCCAGGACGAGGTGCCGGGGCAGACCCAGAACTCGAGCCCGTGCTTCGCGAACACCCGGACGCGGTCGAAGTCGAACTCCGCCTCGTACCACCAGTCGCAGAGCAGGACGTCGCGGTCGAGCTCGGCGATCCGCTCGGGATGGTGGTGGACGAAGTCGGCCCAGATCATCGGCCGGCGGCCGAGGGAGCGTGCCAGCTCGTGGACCCGCCGCACGTGCTCGAGGAAGAGCCCGCCGGGCCCCAGCGACTCCGCCAGCTCCCGGGAGCGCCCCTTGCCGAGGTCCCAGGGCTCGTCGCAGTTGGCGTGGAAGAGCTGCGAGCGGAAGTTCGGGACGTACTCCC
Above is a window of Deltaproteobacteria bacterium DNA encoding:
- a CDS encoding OmpA family protein, translated to MSSIASARLAPAASVAIGLLAALACASAPGNRTTQGAVLGSLAGAGAGVLAAGEGDNLAGGLIGAAVGGLAGGLIGHYLDNQAREIDAIPDATVERQPDRLLVTFPGDTLFDSGSATIAPGAAQRLQSLARTLGQYPASEVVVRGYTDSVGSEASNLRLSEDRANNVRNHLVHAGVSPSRITAMGFGEEFPVASNATDAGRLQNRRVEIEIVPQQDQMREPAPRY
- a CDS encoding VWA domain-containing protein, coding for MRERLRLRSALPLLLAGLVPAAGAEVHVSIESPRPGQQVENRVDQAPIRGAASADGKRPADFDVMIVLDVSGSTRNPSGVDVDGDGEVGLDPRRELIPGFGDDVQNTDPGDSIFEAQAAAARALLRGLDGSRVRVGLATFAGEVDASGQRRSQNQKDAWLEVPLTSDFAAVARGIDAVVARGPSGATNYAAGLRLAITELSGLPGARSQRRPGAQPVILFLSDGVPSLPIGSGAITDPGDVEAAISAAKLAQLAGIRINTYALGEQALTFPQAVTEMARVSLGTYTPVQNPGDIVAMLQGVSFANVEDVVITNLTTGDFSTDVALEPDGSFSGFVPVREGRNQIRVTALASDGTRGSVTLDLDFGRTQLTDLELARELERIRRMNKELLLLKERKKIEDFRSREKKDLELEVEKKP
- a CDS encoding nitronate monooxygenase family protein encodes the protein MTLRTPICERFGIEHPVFLAGMGEVAFAELVAAVSEAGGYGVLGMATSPPERIREQMRAVRARTARPFGVDMLAALPELVEAAIDVIVEEGASCFVAGLGVPAPVIARCHAAGVQVMVVCGKVDHARRAEDAGCDAVVAQGTEAGGHTGQIAGMALVPQIVDAVGIPVLAAGAIVDGRGLAAALALGAQGVWMGTRFIATREARAAKLYKERLVAARDDGTEITRSYSGKPMRVLRNAWVDEWRARGSDIQPFPLQMAAAARAGALGFADDATADPERTCMPAGQGAGAIHDVPAAGDLVRSVVAEAERVLRRIGALAEAGAPGS
- a CDS encoding patatin-like phospholipase family protein; protein product: MGLTLIRKSRGSRPKRDPRIALVLAGGAVSGGAFKVGGLKALDDFLVGRKITDFDTYVGLSAGSILAVALASGVSPGEMIKVLEGRSRRMDQLRPMDFYNPNWREFVGRPAKLVYDLLAFLPGVGADFVRALPGLPEAVGGPLQAFAGAPTYAHFEKAALALMQHVSPRREIPALTNHIPSGFFDNASLESWLRRNLERMRMPNDFRAFLRKRARSLYITACDLDTAEREVFGPDECCDATISEAVQASTALPLFYRPARINGVDYVDGGVRTTASIDVAIEKGADLIVCYNPFRPFLNRIDAEGGGAPYFANGRYLADRGMKMVLNQVFRTLLHSRLKLGLQRYLTDERFQGDILLLEPRERDAEFFNLNPLAFWKRADAIQHGFESVRTTLEQNFDAVAEVLGHYGLEMSREAAHRKAERVRAERGWALPKDEPAAQEASRTPLRLVRSESA
- a CDS encoding NRDE family protein, which gives rise to MCTLVALHRCVPGAHLWVAANRDEFLARPAAGPALRDGRAGAIVAPLDLQAGGTWWGLNAQGVFAAVTNRPAPRPDPALRSRGQLVLDLLAVDSAHAAAERAAALGPARYNPFNLFLADADDAFALVYEGTGRLLPLAPGVHVVGNADPDARGVPKIRRTLERAERVAGGPAGAVRDGLAAICRTHGDDPDPKGDTCVHLGGYGTRSSSLLRLGSDGDRLEHAAGPPCASPYEDFTPLLQELGHTVRRPPGETATRKAS
- a CDS encoding Mur ligase family protein; protein product: MPAHPPRAPIRSLADASAWLEGLIDVERRPELPYRRLGLEPVRRLLARLGDPHASLSALHVAGSKGKGSTALLAEALLRALGERVGTFTSPHLERWTERFRIDGREVEGERLADAVARLRPHVEALAAQDPARAPTFFDATTAAALLLFAEAGVDRAVLEVGLGGRLDSTNVVTPAVACITTIELEHTDKLGATLAAIAGEKAGIVKRGCPLVLGALPPEALAVVLERAEELEAPVAQLGRDFTVPSCRAALDGLHVTLRDGPLAVEAVLPLLGAHHAANAALALACVRRLGAHPDPVLAGAARRGFARAELPARVEVVGRTPWRIVDAAHTAASAAALAEALRLVPRRQAHLVLSISAGKDLGAILAALLPLAAQVTVTRAEPARSLAPEAIAAAVRAAGPAAALRVVPNPHLALRAAREGAGPDDLVVASGSVYLAGIARRVWREPPGPVPVSRRRPTPSGAGRPRRA
- a CDS encoding family 20 glycosylhydrolase, translating into MPALPPLLPAPRRAERRPGQLALRDGLPIVLEAGSDDRDFASARALQEAAARAAGVRLAIETHARRDGLGPAIALRREADAGEAYRLRVAAGGAELVAAGPAGLRYGVETLGQLVGARGRLPACEIDDAPAFPYRGILLDVSRGKVPTEAQLRALVDLCVRLKLNVLMLYVEHTFRSRRHPAIGAGAWGLEAETLRALDAYAAERHVELVPNLQSLGHMEHVLALPAYAELAETDARWTLACADPRSYELLRDLYGEYVPNFRSQLFHANCDEPWDLGKGRSRELAESLGPGGLFLEHVRRVHELARSLGRRPMIWADFVHHHPERIAELDRDVLLCDWWYEAEFDFDRVRVFAKHGLEFWVCPGTSSWNCLFPRMENALANVSRWADAGRRHGATGLLMTDWGDFGHYNLLGGSWLGYAWAAQEAWSGPATEAVFDRAFGRVLFGDDSGEAARLYRELGGLHDAGFRIFNGSPLQFLFFDTLDEAWFVRGVEPKAARRTLARLGRFASRLAAAGRRFGADALTHAELTWAADASSLALRRALAGRRWIAWRERPAGLDRRARRALARELAALAGEQRRLGARLRRLWLARSRPSNYEITGRRLARAIASTARAARALERGRPPPPPGPHAGFTPAEVFRRLKASVGAG